A genomic window from Syntrophorhabdaceae bacterium includes:
- a CDS encoding recombinase family protein → LGISLGRIAILVDELLKMKVRVICVKENITLYGSSDIQTKVMIAMFSLFAEIERDLISERTKEGLSRARAEGKLLGRPRGTKGKSKLDGKEKEIKEYLAKGVNRANIARIYGLSFPALNNFIKTRGLR, encoded by the coding sequence GCTCGGGATATCACTAGGTCGAATCGCTATCCTAGTTGATGAGCTACTCAAGATGAAGGTAAGGGTCATCTGCGTCAAGGAAAACATTACTCTATATGGAAGCTCAGACATCCAGACGAAAGTGATGATTGCGATGTTTTCGCTCTTCGCTGAGATTGAGCGGGATTTGATTTCTGAGAGAACGAAGGAAGGCCTATCCAGGGCACGGGCCGAAGGCAAGCTCTTGGGAAGGCCCAGGGGAACGAAGGGGAAGAGCAAGCTTGACGGTAAGGAGAAGGAAATAAAAGAATATCTTGCAAAGGGGGTGAACCGCGCGAACATTGCTAGAATATATGGGCTGAGTTTCCCAGCATTGAACAACTTTATAAAGACACGGGGACTGCGATAA